A DNA window from Pseudorasbora parva isolate DD20220531a chromosome 5, ASM2467924v1, whole genome shotgun sequence contains the following coding sequences:
- the crygs3 gene encoding crystallin, gamma S3 encodes MDRMGKIVFYEDRNFQGRSFECSMDCPELSSHFSRCNSIRVKSGAWVLYERPNFKGCQYILTRGEYPDYQHWMGFNDSIRSCRMVQNHTGLFRIRLYERPDFQGQIMECSADWPSLFDRFRHREVNSCNVLDGAWVFFEHPNYRGHQYLLERGEYRSFSDWNATHPTVGSLRRVQEF; translated from the exons ATGGACAGAATGGGAAAA ATTGTCTTTTATGAGGACAGAAACTTTCAGGGACGTTCCTTTGAGTGCAGCATGGACTGCCCAGAGCTGTCATCCCACTTCAGTCGCTGTAACTCCATCCGAGTCAAAAGTGGGGCCTGGGTTTTGTATGAGCGTCCAAACTTCAAGGGCTGCCAATACATCCTAACCAGGGGAGAATATCCTGATTACCAGCACTGGATGGGGTTCAATGACTCTATAAGGTCTTGTCGCATGGTGCAAAAT CACACTGGCCTTTTCCGTATCCGTCTGTATGAGCGGCCTGACTTCCAGGGTCAGATTATGGAGTGCAGTGCGGACTGGCCCTCTCTCTTTGACCGCTTCCGTCACCGTGAGGTCAACTCCTGTAACGTTTTGGATGGCGCCTGGGTCTTCTTCGAACATCCTAACTACAGGGGACATCAGTACTTGTTGGAGAGAGGCGAGTACCGCAGCTTCTCTGACTGGAATGCCACGCATCCTACTGTCGGCTCCCTCCGCCGAGTTCAGGAGTTTTAG